In Longimicrobiaceae bacterium, a genomic segment contains:
- a CDS encoding 2-oxoacid:ferredoxin oxidoreductase subunit beta, whose protein sequence is MTSIAKPPVRHPGLAPNALGLTRRDYEGAMSTLCAGCGHDSITAALVQAAFELELPPHRVAKLSGIGCSSKTTAYFMRQAHGFNSVHGRMPSVATGAGAANRELVLIGISGDGDSLSIGLGQLCHVIRRNLDMTYVLENNGVYGLTKGQFSASADIGSRAKKGAANRHRPIDPVLLALTLGATFVGRGFSGDKAQLVPLLKAAIVHRGFALLDVVSPCVTFNDHEGSTKSYASVRERQVELAPVDFVPIRREIQASYEEGAALSVRMHDGSIVRFRKVGEGYDPTDRDAAYAQVRRLQEGGELATGLLYVDPGAEDMHALNGTDARPLVEAPYEELCPGRAALEALQEEWV, encoded by the coding sequence ATGACCTCGATCGCCAAGCCGCCGGTCCGCCACCCCGGGCTGGCCCCGAACGCGCTGGGACTCACGCGCCGCGACTACGAGGGGGCGATGTCCACCCTCTGCGCCGGGTGCGGGCACGACTCCATCACCGCCGCGCTCGTGCAGGCGGCCTTCGAGCTGGAGCTGCCGCCGCACCGGGTGGCGAAGCTGAGCGGGATCGGGTGCTCGTCCAAGACGACCGCGTACTTCATGCGCCAGGCGCACGGCTTCAACTCGGTGCACGGGCGGATGCCCTCGGTGGCGACGGGGGCGGGGGCGGCCAACCGGGAGCTGGTGCTGATCGGGATCTCCGGGGACGGCGACTCGCTCTCCATCGGCCTGGGGCAGCTCTGCCACGTCATCCGCCGCAACCTGGACATGACGTACGTGCTGGAGAACAACGGGGTCTACGGCCTGACAAAGGGCCAGTTCTCGGCGTCGGCGGACATCGGGTCGCGGGCCAAGAAGGGCGCGGCGAACCGGCACCGCCCCATCGACCCGGTGCTGCTGGCGCTGACCCTGGGGGCCACCTTCGTTGGGCGCGGCTTCTCGGGCGACAAGGCGCAGCTCGTCCCGCTGCTGAAGGCGGCGATCGTTCACCGGGGGTTCGCGCTCCTGGACGTGGTGTCGCCGTGCGTCACCTTCAACGACCACGAGGGCTCGACGAAGAGCTACGCGTCCGTGCGGGAGCGGCAGGTGGAGCTGGCGCCGGTGGACTTCGTCCCGATCCGGCGCGAGATCCAGGCGTCGTACGAGGAGGGCGCGGCGCTCTCGGTGCGGATGCACGACGGGAGCATCGTGCGCTTCCGCAAGGTGGGGGAGGGGTACGATCCCACCGACCGCGACGCGGCGTACGCGCAGGTCCGCCGGCTGCAGGAGGGCGGCGAGCTGGCGACGGGGCTGCTGTACGTGGACCCCGGGGCGGAGGACATGCACGCGCTGAACGGGACGGACGCGCGGCCGCTGGTGGAGGCGCCGTACGAGGAGCTGTGCCCGGGGCGGGCGGCGCTGGAGGCGCTGCAGGAGGAGTGGGTGTAA
- a CDS encoding 2-oxoacid:acceptor oxidoreductase subunit alpha has translation MPEPRVSAIAVAVPYGNGGAPAEPRVNDLAFRVATVNGTGSASANSLLLQAIFRMGIPVSGKNVFPSNIQGLPTWYEIRASGAGHTARTPEFDLVVALNPATVACDVAEVRSGGWVLYDSSWPMDAALRRDDVAFLGVPLGAMCVQAFEGSRERTLMKNIAYAGALAALLEIETEVLEEMLRERFGRKPKLVESNLRALRLGHDYAREHFDCPLPVRLRRMDATRGQVMLDGNSAAALGCLYAGATVGAWYPITPSTSLMDAFTGFCERFRVDPETGAKRFCIVQAEDELAAAGVVIGAGWAGARAFTPTSGPGISLMSEFIGLAYYAEVPAVFFDVQRTGPSTGMPTRTQQGDLMLLAFASHGDTKHVALFPADPAECFDFAVRAFDLAERFQTPVFVALDLDIGMNDWMVPRLSWDDAYRPDRGKVLDAEALERIQKFSRYLDVDGDGIAARTLPGVHPKGAYFVRGSGHDKHAAYTEDAEAYREVVDRIRRKVEGAAEAVPAPEVHGRPGARVGIVSLGGCHRAVLEAVARLAERGIEAAYLRLRGFPFAASVREFIDAHEQVFVVEQNRDAQLRSLLVLETGVAPDRLVPVLDYGGVPMSARAVLDGIVPHLAIYASEEAVPA, from the coding sequence ATGCCCGAGCCACGCGTGAGCGCGATCGCCGTCGCGGTGCCGTACGGGAACGGGGGGGCGCCGGCCGAGCCGCGGGTCAACGACCTCGCCTTCCGCGTGGCGACGGTGAACGGCACCGGGTCGGCGAGCGCCAACAGCCTCCTCCTGCAGGCGATCTTCCGGATGGGGATCCCCGTCTCGGGGAAGAACGTCTTCCCCTCCAACATCCAGGGGCTGCCGACCTGGTACGAGATCCGGGCGAGCGGGGCGGGGCACACGGCGCGCACGCCGGAATTCGACCTCGTCGTGGCCCTGAACCCCGCGACCGTGGCGTGCGACGTCGCGGAGGTCCGGAGCGGCGGGTGGGTGCTGTACGATTCCTCCTGGCCGATGGACGCGGCGCTGCGGCGCGACGACGTGGCCTTCCTGGGCGTGCCCCTGGGGGCGATGTGCGTGCAGGCGTTCGAGGGGAGCCGCGAGCGCACGCTGATGAAGAACATCGCCTACGCGGGGGCGCTGGCGGCGCTCCTGGAGATCGAGACGGAGGTGCTGGAGGAGATGCTCCGGGAGCGCTTCGGGCGCAAGCCGAAGCTGGTGGAGTCCAACCTCCGCGCCCTTCGGCTGGGCCACGACTACGCGCGGGAGCACTTCGACTGTCCGCTCCCGGTCCGGCTGCGGCGGATGGACGCCACGCGCGGGCAGGTGATGCTGGACGGCAACTCGGCGGCCGCGCTCGGCTGCCTCTACGCGGGGGCGACGGTGGGGGCCTGGTATCCCATCACCCCGTCCACCTCGCTGATGGACGCGTTCACCGGGTTCTGCGAGCGGTTCCGGGTGGACCCGGAGACGGGAGCGAAGCGCTTTTGCATCGTCCAGGCGGAGGACGAGCTGGCGGCGGCGGGGGTCGTGATCGGCGCCGGGTGGGCGGGGGCGCGGGCCTTCACGCCGACCTCCGGCCCGGGGATCTCGCTGATGAGCGAGTTCATCGGGCTGGCCTACTACGCGGAGGTCCCGGCCGTCTTCTTCGACGTCCAGCGCACCGGCCCCTCCACCGGGATGCCGACGCGCACGCAGCAGGGCGACCTGATGCTGCTGGCGTTCGCGTCGCACGGGGACACGAAGCACGTCGCCCTCTTCCCGGCCGACCCGGCGGAGTGCTTCGACTTCGCGGTGCGGGCGTTCGACTTGGCGGAGCGCTTCCAGACGCCGGTCTTCGTGGCGCTGGACCTGGACATCGGGATGAACGACTGGATGGTCCCGCGCCTGTCGTGGGACGACGCCTACCGCCCCGACCGGGGGAAGGTGCTGGACGCGGAGGCGCTGGAGCGCATCCAGAAGTTCAGCCGCTACCTGGACGTGGACGGCGACGGGATCGCGGCGCGGACCCTCCCGGGGGTCCACCCGAAGGGCGCGTACTTCGTGCGCGGGAGCGGGCACGACAAGCACGCCGCCTACACGGAGGACGCGGAGGCGTACCGGGAGGTGGTGGACCGCATCCGCCGCAAGGTGGAGGGCGCCGCGGAGGCCGTGCCCGCGCCGGAGGTGCACGGCCGGCCGGGGGCGCGGGTGGGGATCGTCTCCCTGGGCGGGTGCCACCGGGCGGTGCTGGAGGCCGTGGCACGGCTGGCGGAGCGGGGGATCGAGGCCGCCTACCTGCGCCTCCGCGGCTTCCCCTTCGCGGCGTCGGTCCGGGAGTTCATCGACGCGCACGAGCAGGTGTTCGTGGTGGAGCAGAACCGCGACGCGCAGCTCCGCTCGCTGCTGGTGCTGGAGACGGGGGTGGCGCCGGACCGGCTGGTCCCGGTGCTGGACTACGGCGGGGTGCCGATGAGCGCGCGCGCGGTGCTGGACGGCATCGTCCCCCACCTCGCCATCTACGCTTCGGAGGAGGCGGTGCCCGCATGA